The genomic stretch GCAAGAGTGGCTACATCGACGGAACCATTTCGCAACCCGCCATTACCGACGCTGCTTTCAAAACGTGGCAGTCACAAAACGCTCTTGTGACGGCCTGGATTCGACTAACGATTAGTCCATCTCTCAAGAAGTCGATTTCCAAGAGACCTGAGGCGCGGCAGGTATGGCTCGATATTCGATCTCGATTTTCTCAACAAAACGATGCTCGTATATATCGTTTGCAGGCAGATTTAATTGCTTGTCGCCAAGGCCCGACGGAATCCATAATGACAACATCTTATCTTTGCCTTAGTTGTAAATATAGCTGTTAGCATATCTTTACCTTATTTGTAAATATAGCTGTTAGCAATATTTCCTTCCGCATATTCATTAGCCAGATTGTATTATATATACTCTAGTATTCTTTGTGATTAAACAACGTGATTAATAAACATCAATATATTAGACTCAATCCTTCTAACACGTCGAAGGGTAATCCTGGTCCAGCAAGAGGAGAAGGAATTTTCCGCGACGAGACCGGCAACTTCATTTCCGCTTTCTACTTTTCGTTTGGTAGTTGTACCTCCATGAAAGCTGAGTTCTTCGCTCTTCTAGCGGATCTAGAGAAGGCGAGATCGATGCGAGTTACGAGGCTCCTTTCATATGGATAATCGTCCGTGTGTTAATATTATTAACGAGAATTAACAACTCGTGAGCAATAGCCTTAAGTTCATCACCAGTTCATCACCAAGCGCGGTCATGACTTGATGAAAGAAGACGGTTGGGTAATCAAGCTTGAGCATATACAGAGGCGAATAGGGCTGCGGATTATTTGGCCAACCAAGGAGTTTATTCGAGTACTATTATTAATTATTTAGATACTCCGAGTCATGGGCTTCGCCCCATCCTTCGGGAGGACATTTTTGGGATCGCTATTCCCCATGTAATAGCTAATAATTAGTTTTCGGGGCTTTGCCCCTTAtgcgtaccaaaaaaaaaaaaaaaaaaaaaaaaaaaaaaaaaaaaaaatcggtgTCATACGACTAACAAAATAACAAGTTTGTTTATAGATTGAACAAATCAATTAAAGGTGATAATATGGAAACTCAATGGTAATGAGAATCCTTCTAGCAATCACCTTCCTAGACTCaatataattcctttataatcAATATATATcggattttctaacatgtgccctaaTAAGTTAATTATAGAAAATTTGTTAGAAAAACCGGttgtatatatatacacacacttTGAACGATGTCATTGAGAATCTCAAACTTAATTTCCCAACTCTTAGAAGTCGGAATGGTAGTCCCCCGAATACCATTAGATGTGGTCCACGAAATACTGGTTTTGTTACCGGCTAAATCGCTCCTACGCTTCAAGTGCGTATGCAAAGCGTGGTACAATCTTATTGACAGCCCCCTCTTCATTAAACTCCATCTTAATAAATCCCTCGAACCCAATTCACGACAAAATCGTGCCCTTATTAGTACGAAAATCTTTCATATCGTAGATGATCTTTATCACCCCCTTAAATGGAGGACCAATTGGCCTAAGGACGTAAGAGACAATGACCATTGCGATGTTGTAGGCACTTGCAATGGATTGGTTTGCTACAAACTTATTGTGTCGAATTATAATACTGCCACGCGTCACGATGATTTTGCGGTTAGGTGCTTTCTTATATGCAGCCCTATAACGCGTCCTTTTAAATTGATCCTTCCTCCTTCGGAGAAAAAATGGGCCCACGGCTGCAGTAGCTTATCCTATAGTTTCTTGTCATATGGTTTTGGTTACGATAGTGAACACGATGATTATAAGATAGTAGTGACTAGTAATGTTTCATCTTCCTAAAGATCTTTTATGGCATAGTCTTATTGCTCGTTCCAAGGACAGACATAATCGTTTACTTGTTGGTTTCGGGGGTCTGACATGGTATGATCAACgaaccaatcgttggttggcgcagtggtagcatggggctgcgcttggtagggaggtctgcggatcgatccctcacaactgcgattgggaggggtttaaataccgtaatccttggacacgccccaaaatccggattagtcggcccaatgtggttcggattaccggatggtttagaccaaaaaaaaacatGGTATGATCAACGAGATACCGCAAAGATACCCTTCTATTTGAAGGATTATCAACTGCCAATGTATACATCATTCATGCTTTGTATTGCCAGCCTCGTTAAGATTCCCGGGTAGTACTCCTTAACCAAATTGTAAGGATCGGAATTAAAACGTAGCGAGTTTAATGTCGTTTTTCATCTCCTACCGTATTGGTTTTTAGAACTTGTAATACGGAGTCCTCCGTAGTCCCTATATATTTCAATATTTCGTTCAAATACTACTGAAAATATTGAATCTTCGGTGCCATATTTAATTTTAGTACGGTCTGAAAATTTCCGAGACGGATCCCTGCTATGTAATTGTCGTCAAGGGAACCTGACTCAATCGTATACGGGCCATTGAGTCACATCTCCGTATATAAATACCTCTTGGTAGATAGAATGAAATTGAACCTAGCAATTGTAGTTTTGTAGGTCTAATATGGTCATATGGATAGTCTTCATCATTTGTATAGATCTTATTTCGAAAATTTGCTTTCTTTTGGTATAAAATGAGGTAAGTATAAGTGTATAACACATAATATAAAGAGGACATAAATTCGAGTTTGAAACTTCTCTATATCATTATATTCAACTCAACCTATTGGCTAAAACTTTGTCACTAgtatgttctttttttttttttttgaaaaaacccGGAAGGGTATTACTTCATAGATAAACGATCACGTGCAATACAATCACTAATATGTTGAGGCACATTCTCATCCCATCGCCTACAGCCACTGAGCCAAGGGTCGATATGTGCTAAGCTATGAGCGACACTATTAAAATTCCTACGAGTAAAAGAAAACACACACGACTCAAAATGAGtacaaacatcaaaaatctcttcataaatcataaaaatgttACTTCGCCCTTGTCTTCGCTTTTGTAAATCCTGGATGACAGTAATGCAATCACCTTCCACCACAATGCGCCTCATACCTCTTCGTTGTGCTTCCCGAACCCCAGCAAGAATGGCCAGTGCTTCCGCTTCCGCCGGTTCACGCTCTATAGTCTCTTGCTCCGTCAAAGCCCACACCAAATAACCTTCCCCATCCCGACAAACTGCTCCCACTCCCGTCCCAACACCACCCACAACCCCTGCGTCGACGTTTATTTTAAACTCCCCACCCACGGGTTTCACCCAGCCTCCCTCTCTTGCACCGCCTGAGCTCCCATTCCCGCCACTACTCTCCTCCTCCACCCCCTGTTCTTCTAGCATTTCTCGCAAAAGCCCTCGGATCCTCCTTACCACCACCTCAGGATTAACCGTCTTGCCCTCAAAAACCCACTTATTTCGCGCCCCCCAAATAGCCCAACACCCCGTCATAAAGGTTAAACATTCTCTCACACTCCACTCCCTCCACTCTTCttccacccactccctcacccgctCAAACCCATCTCCCTTCTTTACCTCCAACCCGACCCCATCCCAAACCCATCCCACCCACCCATATTCGCGAATAAGATGAAAGCTAGACTCCTCGGAACTGTTGCATATAGGGCAAAGAGTATCCGTCCCATTTCTCATCCGTGTAGCAATGTTAGTTCGCGTAGCAATAGCATTGAGACACAGCTGCCAAAAAAAGATACAAATCAGGCGAATTTCTTATCtttaatttaattgtattcaaaTCATGTCTTGGACCTTGGGTGCATACATAAATATACATGTCTCGTGCTGAATTTGCTAAAACATTTTTGAGAAATTTTACCTATTTAATAAATTGTACCGCTCTCTTTAATATATGGAAACATCGATAAGAAGTATAGATTACCTAATTAACTCCAATAAAGGAGCatgaaaaaaattaatttatcgactaattttcaaaaatataaattactagatttaatgcccgtgcgatgcacgggccactaAGTAATTTCTGATGTGGAAATGGTATAATTTTAGTATTCACGCCATTTTTTATGGCGGTAGTAAACAAAACTAATTAacttaaactaaactaaattatTAAAGGTAGATGAACTGAACGAAGCTGAAAttaattgaattgaactgaatcgAGCATAAAATAATGATAATGACGAATGACAATGGTGGTTATAATGATAGTAAAGATATAGAGTATAACTATAATTGAGTTGAGTTAAATTTTATGGAGCTGAGCTAAATTGAGCGGGATAAAACTGAGTAAACGGAGTTGAGTAAAACTAAAATGAACGAAATAAGGTTGAAATTAAACTAGAAAAAATATGGTCAAGCAGTTCGTATTTCTAGTACGCTTAGATAATCCTCCAACTCTCATCTCATAAGAAAAACGATCCGAAAATTATACGGGGTATGGGATATATTTTCTTGGGGATGATCTATTTGAAGTAGTGCTGTCTTTACATAGTCCCTTGGACATAATCTCCGGTGTAATATTGTTTGAAACTACTACGAAATCAGGTTATTCAAACAACACCAATAACGTCACTCCTACATTatatatttattgtatttgtaATTTTTTTGAACGATTTTTTTGAACGATATGTGATGATTGGGTTGGTAATCAATAACTTGGCCGTATGAGATTGAACAACCAAAATCTAACTAAGCAAATACTAAATTTCTAAAATTAATCTTGAATAATATATTCATAagaatatactccgtatatagtgAGTTTTGGTTGATGTGAGGCACTCCTTACAATATAGTCTAGTTTATATAAACAAATCTTAATTAGTATTGGGGTAAGGGAGTTATTACATCAAGAAAAATTCTAAATACTATATTATCGTGTACGCTAAAGactgtatttatcatttccctttaatttttACTTAGATtatctttaatttgttaattgtGAAAAATATCGTCATCCAATTTTCTTATTGATTGAGGAGTACGATGATATGGTATACTAAATAATTTCTCGATGAACTTCTACTTTGTTTGATTCTCATTAAAAATGGCGGCCATCATATAATGAGTAATTAattgaat from Silene latifolia isolate original U9 population chromosome 2, ASM4854445v1, whole genome shotgun sequence encodes the following:
- the LOC141627063 gene encoding uncharacterized protein LOC141627063 — protein: MRNGTDTLCPICNSSEESSFHLIREYGWVGWVWDGVGLEVKKGDGFERVREWVEEEWREWSVRECLTFMTGCWAIWGARNKWVFEGKTVNPEVVVRRIRGLLREMLEEQGVEEESSGGNGSSGGAREGGWVKPVGGEFKINVDAGVVGGVGTGVGAVCRDGEGYLVWALTEQETIEREPAEAEALAILAGVREAQRRGMRRIVVEGDCITVIQDLQKRRQGRSNIFMIYEEIFDVCTHFESCVFSFTRRNFNSVAHSLAHIDPWLSGCRRWDENVPQHISDCIARDRLSMK